The nucleotide sequence GCCTCTGCCATTTATATGAGCCCCTACCCCTTACCTTCCTGGCCCTGTGCCACCCCAGCACTGCCCTAGACCCTTCAGCTTGCCCAAAGATCAGGACGTGATATCTTTTATCAGCCCAGACCCCAGGGGCAGCTGAGCTACCCCCCAGGATCCCTCCCTACTTCCCCTCCAGACCGCACACAGCACCTTCACAGCACACGGGGACCATGTGGCACTTCAAGGCCTCACTTTTGTCTCCCTTTAGGCCCCCAGCTCTGGCCATCACCTATAGCGtcaccttcctcctcttcctcctcctcctcttcgtCTGCTTCTCAGAGCACCTGACGGTGAGATTGGCTGGGGGGTGAGAGTGGCAAGCGGAGCCCTGGCTGTGACCTGACCTGAAGAAGGCGCCCCAGCCCACAGCTAAGACGCCCACGCTTCCTCCACAGAGGTGTGTCCTGAAAGGCCCCAAGATGCTGCACTGGCTGCCTGCACTGTCTGGCCTGGTGGCCACACGACCAGGATTGCGAGTAGCCCTGGGCACTGCCACCATCCTCCTCGTCTTTGCCATGGCCATTACCAGCCTGGTGAGGACAGGGGGACCCCTATCCACCCCCATCAGGGCATGCTGGGCCTGCCAGGGACTGACAGGGAACCCCTAGATTTGGGAGAGCAGCTGGACTAAGGCCAGGGGATGCTAGAAATGTTGtacaggcagaaagaaaaaaaaattagtcaccCACGATCTACCATCTAAGCCTAATTATATCTAGTAACATTTTGGTGGATGtccttcctgtcttttttctGTGTAAGCAGGTATTTATTACTTAGGTTGCTTGGCTGATTTTTCAGAACTTAGAATCATTTCTAGAATCCCAACCCTAGAAGGCACCTAGGAATCATCCCTCAGCCAAGCTGCAGAAGAGGAAGCTAAGGCCCGGAGAGGTTAAGTGGCTGCTAAGAACTCACATGGTGGATCCCTGGCAGACTAGTTCTCTCAACACGCCTCCCTCAACCCCTCCTGCCCCCTACCAACCAGAAATAGTGAAATCCACCCCTTTGGATGAGTCTGACCCTGACTCGTCCCTGGGTCGGCCAAACCCAGCACAAGCCACATTGTGCCCCAGCAGCTGCCTGCCCCTCAGCTCCACATCTCCTCTGCAGTTCTTCTTCCCAGCATCGTTGGACTGCCCTTTCCGGACTCGCAATGTGTCCTCCATGACCTTCAACCTCTCCTGGGAGCTCCCGGGGTCCCTGCCTCTCATCAGCGTCCCGGTGAGTGCTCCTACGCAGCCCTGAGCCCCCTTCTCCAGGTCCTTCCTCAGCTCCCCACCTACCTCCTTGGTTGAAGAACACGCCATCCTGTGGATTAGGACAGACAACCTAAGTCACACccagtgtatgtttgtgtgtaggACACCCCCCTGTTCCCCAGGCAGGACCTGGGCCAGGGAGGGATAGACCCTCAGTGTCCTGACCCTCTTGCCTGTCCCCGCAGTACTCCATGCACTGCTGCGTGCTGGGcttcctctcctgctccctctTCCTGCACATGAGCTTCGAACtgaagctgctgctgctcctgctctgGCTGGTGGCCTCCTGCTCCATCTTCCTGCACTCCCACGCCTGGCTGTCCGACTGCCTCATCGCCCGCCTCTATCTGGGCCCCTTGGACTCCAGGTGTGCATGGCCGCTGGACAGAGGTGCCCGGGCCCTCTGGGACAGGGGTGAGATGGGACATGGCAGAGTTGTCCTCACCTCACTGACCTGAACCACCCACAGGACAAAgtgggaaggaggctgaggcctTCATGGGTActaaggggagggaggaggtcaTCGGGAAGGGGCAGAGTGACAGGCAACCCCAATCCATGGGCCCCTCAGGCCGGGAGTGCTGAAGGAGCCCAAACTGATGGGAGCTATgtccttcttcatcttcttctttaCCCTCCTTGTCCTGGCTCGGCAGGTAAGTCACCCAGCTCAGCCCTCTAGGGCCTCCCTATGAGTGGTGAGGCTGGGGTCCCCATATTTGTGACTTGGTCTCTCTCATCTCCAGGGTTGAGGCCAAACTGGGAGCTTCCAAGAGAGGCTTCCTGCTCCCTTTCTTTCTACTTCACTCCCCAAGGGGAGTGCCCTCAAGTTCTCCCACCCCCAATCTGGGAAAGCCCATGCTTAGAAAACACCTGCCACCAATTCTGTGCCCCTGGTTTGCATATAGTTTCAAGGGTAGTCTCTTCTCCGAGGACAGCTGTGCCTTAAGCCTATCTCTAaactggaggtgggggtggggatggtttcaggcATGGTGGAGTGGGGGGAATGAACACTCAGGAGCTGGGGCCTCCCCTGCACCGTGTCCCCCCATGCCTCCCTGGTGACCCCCAGAATGAGTATTACTGCCGCCTGGACTTCCTGTGGaagaagaagctgaggcaggagcggGAGGAGACAGAGACAATGGAGAACCTGACTCGGCTGCTCTTGGAGAACGTGCTCCCTGCACACGTGGCCCCCCAGTTCATTGGCCAGAACCGGCGCAACGAGGTGACTCCCGAGCCCCGATGCCATAGGGACTAATTTCTGATGGAAGTCTCAGCCCCTGGCCCATCCTCCCTGGACTCCCCCACAGTGGGTCGTCCAAGCCTTTGTCCCTGTCAGGTGTCTTTGTTTTCACAAGGTCTCAGGCTCTGTCTTTGCACAGAATTTCTGCATTTCCAATTCTTACTTGGAAGGAGTGTCTTCACTAACTCACTGCCATGCCTCCCAGAAGCTTAGTCAAGTGTTGATGGGAGTTGTCTGGAAGATACCTGTCCACCTGTCTCTGTAGACCTGCACTAtctaatatggtagccattaACCATAGGTGAccatttaagtttaaattttaattagttttaacaaaaattcagttcctcagttggactagccacatttcaagtgttcaacaGCCACATGTAGCCACTGGCCACCATATTAGACAGCGCAGATAGAGAACATTGCCATCATTGCAGAAATGTCTGTTGGATGCTGCTGCTCTGATCCTCAAAAATCTTGCTCTAGTCAGACCATCAGAAAGTCACCCACATATTTGCACCATCTTATTTAtactaccacgcctggccctccACTATGGAAACGGTCTTGGCCTATATTGAGGGGTATTAAAATAAACAGCTAAGGGGCTATTTCACAGCCTATTCCCCACCACCTGCTCTCCTCTTAAGATAAggagtaattccacttctggttTCTCCCCTTATAGACAAAGGGAATCTTGCAACTGATCCTGTTTTTCTCTTCGCTTTAGTTGCTAAAAATTTGGGAGCCAGAATAATCTAGGACTAACAAGGATTTCGTGGCACCCATTTTGTGAACTGGTCTGAGCCTAGTTTCAAGGGTAGTCTGTCTCCGAGGGCAGCTGCACCTTAAGCCTATCTCTAaactggaggtgggggtggggctggtttCAGGCATTGGGGGGGCAATGAACACTCTGGAGCTGGGGCTGTGAACCAACCTCAGATCTGATTGATCTGAgtctatctttattttcttacccATATTTTCTCCTTGCCCTAAATTCCCTattgttgctttattttatctTCCATGTTGCAGCTATCTTTGTAAGGTGACTTAACATCTTTCAGCAATAAGATAGGAttaggatataaaaataattcccaCTGACATAATCCCAGTTCTAGGAGTGACTCCCTTCTCATTGCCATCAGATGATCCTGACCAAGTCTCTGTCTCTCCTGGAATCACAATGAGATCCAATCTGGACTCCTGTGTCACATCCCTGGGGTTCTCTGgccctatttctctctctccctccccagccctcctaaACAGGGGGactgggagtgtggacacagagAGGAGAACCTTGTGCCGCCCCAGAGGGGAGGAATGTGACATGCACCCCTCACCCCAGTCTCCTGCCCTCCCAGGACCTCTACCACCAGTCCTACGAGTGTGTTTGTGTCCTCTTCGCCTCGGTCCCAGAGTTCAAGGAGTTTTACTCTGAATCTGACATCAACCATGAGGGGCTAGAGTGTTTGCGGCTGCTCAATGAGATCATTGCTGATTTTGATGAGGTGACAACTCCAATGGTCTCTCAGACCCTATATCCTGGATTCTAGAATTTCTCACCAGTTCCTCCTTCCACTTTGCTTTCCTGGCCATGAGGCCAATCCTCCCCTCCCTCGCACCCCTCTCCTCCTCATCCCCCAGCTCTCCCCTCTCCAGCAACATGTCTGTCCTGCCCCCTTCCCaaaggcctggggctgggctgctgggagaggggagggagagagcaagagaaacTGGGACAGGCCCCCTCTCTCTGCAGCTGCTCTCCAAGCCCAAGTTCAGTGGAGTGGAGAAGATCAAAACCATCTGCAGCACCTACATGGCAGCCACAGGCTTAAATGCCACCTCGGGACAGGATGCACAACAGGTATAGCAGCTCTTCCTTACCTACCGACCCTTCTCTGGGCTCTCACTGATGGGCCCCTAAGTGGGACTTATTTCTGTGCCCTCATTGGCCCATCCTGGGGGCGGTCCCATTGCCAGGACGCTGAGCGCAGCTGCAGCCACCTTGGCACCATGGTGGAATTTGCGGTGGCCCTGGGGTCTAAGCTGGACATCATCAACAAGCACTCCTTCAACAACTTCCGCCTGCGTGTGGGTGAGGACCCCCCCTGCCAGGGCAATCTGGCATCTCCTCACCTTTTCAAACTCTCCCCACTCCAAGTCCTTTGTTAGCTGCTCCCGGCTCATCCCTGGGCTCCCTTTCCTGACTCACTCCCTGGGATGGGGCATGAGGCTGCCGAGCCAGGAGCTGTGAGGCCCCTTCCCTAAGCCACACTCCTCCAGCCTTAGAGACCTCTTCTCTCCTCTAAAGCCCCCAggcccttctctcttctccccagtTCCTTGAgcctcctcttttcctcttcctcctcaaagTTCCCCTCATCAGTGTCCCTCATTACCACACCCTTTATCAGGGTTGAACCACGGACCAGTAGTGGCCGGAGTGATTGGGGCCCAGAAACCACAATATGACATTTGGGGCAACACAGTGAATGTGGCCAGCCGCATGGAGAGTACAGGAGTCCTTGGCAAGATCCAAGTGAGAGAGCCACATTGGAGGtatggggggaagggggagaagaatGGGGCCACCCCCATACTTGCTCACACCCCTCCAATTGTAGGTGACTGAGGAGACAGCCTGGGCCCTGCAGTCCCTGGGCTACACCTGCTCCAGGCGGGGTGTCATCAAGGTCAAAGGCAAAGGGCAGCTCTGCACCTACTTCCTGAACACAGACTTGACACGAACTGGACCTCCCTCAGCCACCCTAGGCTGAGACCCCCAACCCCTCCAAGATCCTCAATAAAGAGATGTCAGAAGTTGCTGATATGGCTGTGGATCACCTTCTCCTTGCCCCTCAGCAGGATGGCTTTTTCCCAGGCCAGActgagaaagtgtgtgtgtgtgtgtgtgtgtgtgtgtgtgtgtgtgtgtatgctagAAGGGAGTGATTCTTCTCACATGCTCAAAAAGAgggctgtctcagcctccctgcctgcctgccaacCTGATTCGAGTATTTTGTACACTTCAGAAGCATAAAGAATTTAGCCACATGACTCAAACAAGGATTTGTCCTTTCTTGTCCCCTACCCACAAATATTGGAATGGAATATCCAGGGGAATGCCAtttgacttttattcattcaacaaacactaaaTAAGCACATATTTTGTGCTTACTGTGCAGAATGGGCAAGAGGTCTGAAAATAATCTATCAGATCTCTCCTCCCAGTTTCAGCTGCTGTTCTCAGATTGGCCCACCCTGCTTTCCAGTAAGGACCTATAGATAGTTCGGGGTTCTCCTGCTCTCAGGCCCATCTCAGGCACCCCTGCTTCCTTTTGCATCCTTCCCCGCTGATGCTAATCTATTAAGTGGCTGTTATAGAATCGATGCGTCACTCTCGGGCTCATATTTTTGGGTCCATGGGAGATATCCTGACATCCTAGGTCTGTTGCAGATGTTGcacatgtatttttgtttttgctctccTAGttgctctttcatttttttatgggaAAGATACAAAAAGTACACTGCTGCCACTGCTACTGCCATCTTCCTAAAATCTGTCAGACCAGAGCTGGGCCAAGGTTCTCTAAGGTAACAGTCACTCCCAGgaaataataacacatccccctCCTATGGGAATctttgtttcctagggctgcccaTGGCCACATGTTGTAGGGACTGGCAGATGCCAATGTGCAGGCTTCTAGGGCATAAGATCTGGTAGCTTGGTCCTCAAGTGAAAGAGGAAGATTATTGGCAGGAAGTTGAAGTCATGGTAACAAGGATACTTATCACAGGCTTCAGGGAAGACCGTTCACAGTAGTGTTTTCTCAGAAGGTCTCTGAGTCACAGATTCCGGAGTGACAAACCTACATGCATGGTCTTCCTAGACAAGCTCCTTCAGGAGTCCATAAACTATGTTTTTCTAAGTATGATCTGCAGACCACCTACTTCAGAATCAAGGGAGGGAGGTTCTATGTCTGTCATTGTGTCCCTTCCAAAACTGTAAATCAGGGGAACTGAAGGATGTGACTCTCAGCTACTGATAGGGTCCCCATCAGGATGCCTGCAAGCACCCCCTGGCCTATAACACATGCCCCACTTACAGGGTTGACCTGATTTCAGACTTCAGTTTTAATGGTACAGCTACCCACAGGAGCCAGGCTGGAGCACGCTCTCATTCTGTCCTGGCTCGCCCCATCCCTCCCGCGTCCCCCGCCCCCaagcccctgctcctcctcctgatACAGAAATGGGTCCGCCCAGAGTGAGGCACTACTCTGAGAGGGAAACGAGCATCCTTCCACCAGGCCTAGGTCAGTTCGCTTCCCTCGCCGGGCTCGGGCTCCGGAGAGGCGAGGGCGCCCTTCACGGTCTGGCCCAGGCTGCCCCCGCGGCGGGCGCTGGACCCCTCGGAGCCCGTGCCCTCCAGCAGCTTGGCGAGGAAGCCCACGCCTGCCGAGCGCAGCAGGCCGCCGCCGGCGCACGCGTACAGCACGGGGTTCACGCTGCTGCTCAGGAAGGCGAGCGCGATGAGCACTTTGCGGGCCAGGCTCAGCCGCTGCCCCACGGGCCCGGACCCCGCGGGCTGGCCGGCCAGCGCGCGGCCCGCCTCGGCCAAGTTCACCAGGTGGTAGGGCAGCCAGAAGGCCGCGAAGGCCAGGATGATGAGTGCCACCAGGCGGCCGGTGCGCCGGCTGCGGCGGAAGCGCCGAGCCCGTAGCCGCCGCCCGATGTCGGAGTAGCTAGCCACCACGGCCGTGAAGGGCAGCAGGAAGCCCGTGATGGCCTCGAAGAGCAGATGGAAGGCCATGTGGCTTTCGTTGGTGTACTTCGAAGTGCAGAACAGGCTCCTGTTGTTCGGTAACAAGATCACCTTGCGGTACGCGAGGACAGGTGTGGCCAGCAGAAAGGACACCACCCAGATGCCTGCCAGCACTCTCCTGGCAATCGTCTTGGTGCGCACCTTCTGGGACACAAAGGGGCGGGCCACCGCCAGCGAGCGGTCCAGACTCATGGCGGTGATCAGCAGCACGCTGGCGTACATGCTGACTCCGCAGATATAGTGGCACAGGCGGCAGCCAGCCAGTCCAAAGCTCCAGGTGCCTCGGGCCAGGAAGTGGAGGAAAAAGGGAGCAGTGAGCAAGACGGCCAGGTCGGCCAGGGCCAGGTTCAGCACCAGCAGGGCAGTGACGGAGCGCTTCCGCATCCTTTTCAGGATGCTCCACACCACAAAGCTGTTGCCAGGGAGCCCCACAGCCAGCGCCACCGACAGTAGGATGATAGCCAGCACAGGGATGAACATGACACTTAGTGAGGAGGTTGCTACAGGAGAGGTAGTGTTTGTTGCCATTGGAAAGACCTGGAGAGCAAGGGCGGACACACGCATGAGGGTAGAGGACCAAGGGTGTCCTGACACCCTGCACGCACCTAATCTGAGCACTCTGGTCTGTATCCAAGCTCAGCAGCATCAGAGGCGCCTCAGAAATATACTGCCCCCATCACTGCCTGGCCCCCTGTCTTAAGGGGTCTGGTTGAGTAGAAAGACTAATTTCCTAATTGGGCCATGGGGCCCCTTCCTGCTCACAGACCCAATTGCAAAATGCACagtggcggcagcagcagcatttCCGGACCTTTTCAGCCTCTTTCCCTTAGGAGACCTGAAGCCCATAACCAGTCTGGGAGGCTTTCCTCACCAATTCTGCACTCTTGAAAAGCTagctcctctgtcccctcccaggccctTACCCCTCAGTCCCACTTCCTCCAGTCACCTACCTACTCTCCCCAGAGATGCCCAGGGTTCACCAGGAATAACAGTGATGGGGAGGAGTTCACGGACAGGCGACGAGGACAAatcctttcaattctttttacACTGGCCAAGCTTGCTTTGGAGATTCATTTGCACTTTCTCTCATGGCTACAcctgtcccacccccacccccactcccaggatACTTACTTACAAGCTTTTCCAGGGACTGGTTGGAAGCTGGTGCCAATCCCAGGGGCAGGGCAAAGTGGTATAGCCTATCCCTGGATCTGTCCCAGTGCCAGGGTCCTGGCCCTGGGTCTGGGTGCTGTCAGCCAAGTCGGCCAGAGAGGAAGTGCTACAAGGCAAGGGAGGCAGAAGACGCATCTTCCTGAGGGTGGGGCTGaaacccccacccctcccttcaCTAGGAGGGGGAAAGTCTTTGTGTTCCAGAGCAGTTCATTGGGGAGGAGGACTCTTGAGGGGTGAGGCAAGATGAGAAGAGCCCAGGAAGGGGCAGCGAGAGAGGaaaaggggtgggggaagtgaGTAGGCTAGGGTGTGGCCTCAAGATGCAGGTCTAGACTGGAGAATTGAACAAAGTAATGAATCGTATCATGTAAGAGAAGGAGAGCAGGAAaccagaaagaagaaatgggTTCAGATTGAGAGGCTAGAATACTGTTATCTTTATATCTTGTGTGAATAATGTAGATTTTTAGGTTAATAGGAAGTGTGGGTTAGAGCTGTAGATTCTGGgtctgggtttgggtttggtaaCATCATGGTTTAAAGAGGGCACGTTGGTGAATGCTGA is from Microcebus murinus isolate Inina chromosome 6, M.murinus_Inina_mat1.0, whole genome shotgun sequence and encodes:
- the LTB4R gene encoding leukotriene B4 receptor 1 produces the protein MATNTTSPVATSSLSVMFIPVLAIILLSVALAVGLPGNSFVVWSILKRMRKRSVTALLVLNLALADLAVLLTAPFFLHFLARGTWSFGLAGCRLCHYICGVSMYASVLLITAMSLDRSLAVARPFVSQKVRTKTIARRVLAGIWVVSFLLATPVLAYRKVILLPNNRSLFCTSKYTNESHMAFHLLFEAITGFLLPFTAVVASYSDIGRRLRARRFRRSRRTGRLVALIILAFAAFWLPYHLVNLAEAGRALAGQPAGSGPVGQRLSLARKVLIALAFLSSSVNPVLYACAGGGLLRSAGVGFLAKLLEGTGSEGSSARRGGSLGQTVKGALASPEPEPGEGSELT